The genomic segment TCAACGCCTGTGCTTTACTACAACAAAGACCTGTTGAAAAAGGCCGGTATTGATACCCCACCAGCGACCTTTGAACAGTTTGAAAAAGATGCTGAGAAATTAAAGCAAACGGGTGTCGTCGCACTGTCAGAATCCCACACCCCGTGGATTTTGTTTGAAAACTTCAAATCTCGTCACAACTTGCCTGTGGCCGATGAAAACAACGGTTACGACGGCCCAGCAACTAAGATTGAATACAACAGTAAAGACATGGTTATGCAGTTAACCAAGTTTAAAGAGTGGCACGATAAAGGCTACTTTAAGTACTTTGGCAAAAACTGGGACAACAACCAAGTGCCATTCGAGCGTGGTGAGGTGGCCATGTGGCTAGGTTCTTCAGGTTCGTTTGGTGGTTTGCGCGACCGCGTTAAATTTAACCTCGGCACCACTTACTTGCCGAGCTGGGACAGCTTGACCAAAGAAAACTACCACACCTTTATCGGCGGTGCAGCGCTGTTTGCTCTTAGTGGTCACAGCAAAGACGAAGACAAAGCCGTCGCCGCATTCTTTAACTACCTCACTCAACCTGAAGTGCAAATGGAATGGCACAAAACCACAGGTTATGTCCCTGTTACCAACGCCGCTTATGAACTCACCAAGCAGTCGGGTTATTACCAAGAATCCCCAGACGCTGAAATTGGCGTTAAGCAGTTGAGTTTGCAGTCAGGCGCTTGGAACAATGGATATCGCTTGGGCTTTTACCCACAAATTCGCGAAGTCATCTGGAGCGAGTTTGACAAAATCATCGCTGGAGACACCAGTGTTGAAGAGGGTCTCAACACGATAGAGCAACAAGGTAATCAACTGCTTTCTCGCTTCAAACGCACATTGAAAAAGTAAATCTCCGTTCTGAAAAGTTGTCACTGTGCTACTCAGTGACAACTTCTTTTACATTGCACGCTTAGTTTAAGTTGGAAGTATTGTGGAAAATCGTCAACAGTTTCGCCACTCACCATTGCCTTATTGGTTTTTGGCTCCGCAAATAATTATTATTGCTATTTTTTTCTTATATCCCGCAGCGAAAGCGGTTTACCTGTCTTTTATGCTGGAAGACCCTTGGGGGTTATCATCGACCTTTGTCTGGTTTGAGAACTACCAAATCCTTTTCTCATCAAGTGAATACCTAGACTCGTTGATGTTTACGCTCGGATTTTCACTGGTGGTCTCTTTTCTCTCCCTCGCCATTGCCTTGTTATTGGCCGTGAAAGCCAACAATATTTTACACGGTCAAGGACTGTATAAAATCTCGCTAACTTGGGTTTACGCGGTAGCCCCAGCCGTAGCTGGTGTGATTGGCGTGTTTTTATTTCGCCCAAATATCGGCATTATGACGGACTTTTTTGCCTCCTTTGGCTGGAACTTTAGTTTACAGAACAGCAGTGATGCGATGATCGCACTGGTCATTGTGGCGGTTTGGAAACAAATCTCCGTCAACTTTGTCTATTTTTTGGCCGGCTTGCAGTCTATCCCTAAATCCGTGCAAGAAGCCTCTTTACTGGATTGCACCAGCTCCACCAAGCGCTTTTGGACCATTACCTTTCCACTTTTAGCACCAACGGGCTTTTTCTTGCTCGTGATTAACCTGACTTACGCTTTTTTCGAAACCTTCGGCATTATCGATACCATGACAGGGGGTGGGCCAGGTGGCAGTACCAATGCACTGGTTTACAAAGTGTTTCGCGACGGCTTTATTGGTGCTGACTTGGGCGGTAGCTCCGCGCAATCTGTCGTACTGTTACTGCTGGTTTTATTGTTAACCTTCCTTCAATTCCGCTTTATTGAAAAGCGTATTCATTACTAGAGGCCATTATGAAACCCATTCAGTGGAGCGATCACGCTATTTTACTTGTAGGGGCCGCTTTTTTGCTTACCCCGTTGTGGCTTATTTTCGCCAGCTCAACTCACGATCCTACTCTCATCGTTCAAGATGGTTTGCAATGGACATTGGGCGATAACTTTGAGGTCTATGCTGAGGCTTGGAATAAAAGCTTGGGCTTTCTCGGTGATGTCACGGCGCAAAAAATGCTCATGAACTCAATGATTATGGGACTGGGCTTCGCCATTGGCAAAATTGTGATTTCGCTTTTAGCAGCCTACGCCCTGGTGTACTTTCGCCTGCCTTATGCCAGTGCGTGGTTTGGATTGATCTTTGTCACCTTGCTGCTGCCACTCGAAGTAAGAATTATCCCTTCTTACGAGGTCGTGGCTGGTTTTGGCATGCTCAATTCTTATGCCGGCCTTATCGTCCCTTTGATTGCGTCAGCAACGGCGACCTTCTTTTTTCGCCAATTTTTTAAAACCATTCCAAATGAATTACTCGAGGCGGCGCAACTCGATAATGCAGGGCCAATACGATTCATCTGGGATATTCTCGTCCCCTTATCAAAAACCATGATTGCCGCCATTTTCATCATTATGTTTGTCGTTGGATGGAACCAGTATTTATGGCCAATTATGATGACAACCGATGAAAACTACACCACGATTGTGATGGGGATAAAACAGATTTTAAGCAACATCAGCGAAAACAAACTACCGCGTTATGACTATGCCTTTGCCATGGTTATCTTTGCTATGTTACCGCCAATTTTAGTGGTGGTCGTCTTTCAGCGCTGGTTTATTAAAGGGCTCGTTGAGAGCGAAAAATAACACATTTAGGAACAGATTATCATGCTCACCATTAAGAACTTAGTCAAAACGTACGACAATGGCCATCAAGCTGTGAAAGGCATCGATCTCGAGGTCCAAACCGGCGAGTTTATTGTGCTGGTCGGTCCTTCTGGCTGTGGTAAATCCTCAATACTTCGCTCAATTGCGGGTTTAGAATCCATCACCAGTGGTGAAATCCACCTTTTTGATCGTCGCATTGATCAAGAAGCGCCGGCGAAACGCGATATTGCGATGGTGTTTCAAAACTACGCGCTGTACCCACATATGTCGGTGTACGATAACTTGGCGTATGGCTTAAAAAACCGCGGTGTTGACAAGAACATCATTGATCAAAAAATCCGCCAAGTCGCTGACATTCTAAAAATTGACTCGTACCTTGATCGCAAGCCAAGCAAGTTGTCTGGTGGTCAAAGACAAAGGGTAGCCATGGGCCGTGCTATCGTTCGAGATCCCAAGCTATTTTTATTTGACGAGCCCTTGTCAAATCTCGATGCCGCGCTGCGCGCTCACATGAGACTAGAGATTAAACGCTTGCAAACCGAACTTAAAGTCACCAGCTTTTACGTTACCCACGACCAAGTTGAAGCCATGACTTTAGCCGACCGAATCGTGGTATTAAATCAAGGTAAAGCTGAGCAAATCGGCACCCCTTCACAAGTTTACCACCAGCCGGCATCGACCTTTGTCGCTTCGTTTATGGGCAGCCCAGCGATGAATTTCACCTCAGGTGCGATTCAACAGGGGCAACTTTATTACCAAAATCAAGTCATTGGTCAGCTCGACGCCAACCATACGGCGCCAGAAGATCAACGTATTACCCTGGGCTTTCGACCTGAACATATTTCACTCGAGCCATTGGACAGCGGTCTCTCTCTTGAGGTGAACATTGACGCCATTGAGCCACTCGGGCCAAACCAATTAGTCCATGCCAGATTACCTGACGGCACTAAGGTGATTGCGACCACACCTGAAATTGACTTTGATCTCAACACCAGTCATCGCATTTATATTGCGTTGAACAACTTACATCTGTTTGATCGCTCTGAACGCCGTATTGAAACACAAGTACTTGATAGTAAGAGTCAATTACAACAGGCTTCATCATGAGCTTATCGAGCCGTCACAAACAGATATTGCACTATTTACACCAATCGCAAGGGGTGCTATCCAGCGCCTCTTTAGCCGAGCGATGTGATGTTTCAGTGCAAACCATTCGCAAAGATCTTTCCGAGCTTAATGTACAAGGCCTAGTAAAACGCGTTCACGGTGGTGTCTGCTTACCCAGTGACAATGACAATGTGTCTTTCTCTCACCGCGAGATCCAAAATATCCAAGCCAAACAACACATTGCCAATAAGGTCGCCAGTGCCATCCCCAAGGGCAGTAGCTTATTTTTAGGGATAGGCACCACCCCTAAACAAGTGGCCATGGCCATGCTCGATCACCCTGGCGCCACCGTGGTCACTAACAATATTAATGCCGCATTAATTTTATCGAGAAACGCCAATATTACGGTGCATTTAGCCGGTGGGGCTGTGCGAGCCTCAGATGAAGACACCATGGGTGAATCAACCAGCCAATTTTACGCCGGATTCCACCTCAAATTAGGCATATTTGGTGTAGGAGGCCTCAATCAACAAGGGCAACTACTTGATTTTACCCCTGAGGAAGCCCATATCAATCGTGCTATTATCCGCCACTGTCAAGAGTGTTGGTTGGTGGCTGACCTCAGTAAACTGCAACGTTTTGCGCCTGTTGTCAGCGCGCATATGCAAGAAATGACGCGTTGGTTTAGCGATGGCTGTTCGGATACTGCCGAGCGCATCGCCAAGCAAAACAAGGTCGAACTTATTTATTAATCAAAAGGAATCCTTTTATGTCTACGACCGTTATCGGACACCGAGGCAGCGCTGGTCAATACCCCGAAAACACCTTGGTCAGCATTCAGTCAGCTCTCGAACAAGGCTGTCAGTGGGTCGAAATTGATGTCCAACCCACACGAGATGACTATCTGGTTGTCTGTCACGATCACACCATCGACCGCTGTAGTAATGGTCAGGGACGCATCGATGAATTCACGCTAGAGGAGCTCAAAGGCTTCGATTTTGGTTCATGGCACGCCATTACCCCATCACCACAAACCATTCTCACTCTGGAAGAATTACTGACGTTTGCTCATCAGCAAGGGCTCAAGGTTAATATCGAAGTTAAAATTGATCGTCACAATGCCAAACACGTGGCTCAAGAGGTTCATCGCGTATTAGAGGCTCATGATATTCCCTTACACGACATTGTGTTATCAAGCTTTAACCAAGAGGTTTTGCGCCACTTGGCACAACTCAACGCCGATTACCCTATCGGCGTACTAGAGGAAGCGCTTAGCGACCAAGGCAAACACTTGATTCAAGAGCTCAACGCCTTTAGCTGCCATTTAAATTATCGTCACGTCAAAGAAGAAGATATTCAATGGCTCAAACAACACAAGGTCAAAGCATGGTGCTACACCGTCAACTTAGCCAAGGACTTTTCATTACTCGCTCAAGTTGATGGGATCTTTACGGATTGGCCTGCCCGCTTTATAGAAATCGATTAAATTCGCAACGTCATGGAGTATGGACTCGCCGTTCAATCGTGACCCACAGCATGTAAACTGTGGGTCACGGTTATTAGGGGACGTTTACCAATAAATTTCTATTGGCGTTCCCATCGGTACCAAGCGTATGAATTCGTCCATGTCTTCATTACTCATGGCAATACAACCGTCAGTCCAATCAAAACTTAACACAAAGCTTGGTGGCTCCGTTTCGTCGTTTTTTAACCCGTGGATTTTAATATTACCACCAGGAGAAACATTGCGCTGATAGGCCGATTGAATGTCTTGAGCATTGGGGTATGAAATATGAACAGAACGATAAAATTGCGAAAAGTCATTCACGTACTCAAGATAATACACGCCTTCCGGCGTTTTTTGATCGCCCTCTTCTCGCTTAGCGCCTCTGGGCTCGCCACCAAGAGCAATGCGAAAGGTTTTCACCACCTCATTATTATCAAGTACGTATAATCGCCTCACTGACTTGTCGACTTTGACTTTATCAACTTCCGCGTACGCCGCCGCTGATAAACCCAATGAGCAGACTAAAACACTCAGCCAAAACGCAAAACCATTTCTGTTACTCACAAAATTACACTTCCACTTTTTTGCCGTTCGGTGGGCACACAAATTCTGCCAGAGCATGGATATCGATGGGCTGGCTAAAGTAATACCCTTGCATTAAATGGCATCCATAACGATTGAGCAACTGATATTGCTCTTCATTTTCGACGCCTTCAGCGACCACTATCATATTGCCGGTTTTCGCAATAGCAATGATGGCATTGATCAAGGACGTGCTTTGCGATTGAGTCAACATCTGGTCGACAAAACAGCGGTCAATCTTAATCTCGGAAATCGGTAGTTGATTAAGATAACTGAGCGAAGAATACCCCGTGCCAAAATCATCTAGCGAGATCCCAAAACCGAGCTTTTTAAGTTGTTTCAGAGCAAAGCAGGCACGAGACAGGTCTTCTAACACCACATTTTCAGTGATCTCCAAGGTAATGCGCGATATGTCAATGCCGACATCACTAGCAATTGTTAATAACACTCTCGGAAAGGTTTTTATCTTTAACTGCTTAGGTGAAATATTCACCGAGACATTTAACGCATCTGGGCCATTGGGTGAAATGGCCAAGATATCTTTGCACGCTTGGTAAAATACGTGTAAACCGAGCTCTGCAATCAATCCAGTTTCTTCAGCAACCGGAATAAAATGATAAGGCGACACAAAGCCCAAGGTTGCATTATTCCAACGCGCCAAAGCTTCAACACCGGATACCTTCGCCGTTTTACCGTCAATTTGTGGCTGGTAATACACCTCAATTTCGTGATTCTTCAACGCGGATTTGAGCTCTTCTTCAATCAGATACTTTCTTTCAACAGAGTCACTGATGCTTTGATCAAAAAAGGTCGCTTGACCTTTATTGGCTTGCTTGGATTGGTACAGCGCAATATCGGCGCGGCGGATCAAACTCTCAGGATCAGTCCCGTCGGCGGGATACATACTGACGCCAATGCTGCAACCAACCGAAAGTGTGCGGTCATTAACTTCAAAGACGTGTTTAAAACAGTCTCTCACCGCATTGGCTTTTTCACTGGCTTGGTAAAAGCTCTCTAATTCTGAAAAACAAAAAATAAACTCATCGCCGCCAAAGCGAAACACAGCGCCCTTACCTCCCGTTTCAGAGACGATACCTTGAAAACGCTCACTGACTTGCTCAAGTAATTTATCACCATAAGAATGACCGTATTGATCATTGACCTTTTTAAAGTCATCGAGATCGACAAACATAATCGCTAACAAGGACTGCTGGTTTCGACAGTTGCTAATGCTGTTTAAAATCGTTTTATCGATGCCATTGCGATTAAATATCCCCGTTAACTCATCGTAATACGCCAAGTGTTGGACCTTGTTTTTGGTCAGTTCGAGCTCTTTGTAATCGCGTTCTATCTTTGATTGAAAGCGCTCAAAACGCTTACCTATCACTTGGCCCATCCAAAAAGAAAACATGATCACAATGCCACTTGCTAAAGCGCAAAGAAACAAAATATTAATCAACTCTTGGCGGTTATTATCCGTGATTAACTGAATTTCCTGTTCGACTTCTTTTTCAAATTGGTCCAAATAAAAACCGCTACCAATCACCCAATCCCACCCAATGACTTTTCTTACATAACTGATTTTATCGCCTTTCGTGACGTTATCGGGTAAGTACTTAGATTGGTATTCAATAAAATCACCCTTAAACAAATCAAGTTCCATCGTATTTTGCAACAACTTTTCCACCGATGTATTGATATCTTTGCCGATGTAGCGTTTTTCAGGATGAAAGACAAGTTTGTTATCGGCATTAATAACAAACACATACGTATGCTCGAACTGATATTGATGCAGCCATTCAAGCAAGGTTTGTTTTATGTCATTTTCAACATCGGAGACATATTCTCCTGTGCCAATAAAAAACGACAGTGGCTTGTAAATTTTGCCAAAGCCAATTTTTTGAAACTCTTGGCCAATGGGCTCTTGTGGTTTTTGGTACCACCAGGTGTAAAAAGCTTCTCCCTGAGCATCGGCGGTCATCAAGTCTAAATGTTCTTTTAGTATCAGATTGCCGCGCAAATCTTGGGCGCCGATTAAATTTTTACCTTGCAACTGTGGCCGTAAGCCATGCATTAGGTTATTACCTTGTAAATCAAACATAAAGTAATAACCTCGGCCAGAGTTAAAACGAATAGCTCGCAGGGCATCGGCAATCAACTGGGTTAATTGTTGCGGAGATTGTTGCGGATAACTCCTCTGCAATTGCTCAGCAATGCTGTACGCTTCTTCAACGCGTTGCCTAATGTCCTGTTTAAGGATTGAAATCGTCTTCTGCTTGTCAAGGCGGACATGAGCGACAATTTGATCCACCTTGAGCTTGATAGTTTCTTTGTGTTGCTCAATCAAGCTTTGTCGTTTGTTGTTAATGCGTTGCTCTAACTTACTTTCATTTTGCTGTACTACCACACCACTCACCGCCAACGCAAAAAGCCCCATAAAGAGCATTGGCACATAGCGGATCAGATTTAACAGCTTCTTATCATTGAGTTGGGGCATAGGGAGCACTGGTTAAAAACAATTATTTTTATCATAGCTCGATGCAATTCATTGGGTATGGGTTTCCTGCGATGAGACGATAAAACATTGAACTAAATCACATAAATACTCTAAACTTTTCACCATGCTATGTAGTAAAAATTGATATACCAAATTCGCAAGGGAAGAAAAAATTATGCTCAACATGGCTTTTTTTAGCGCCAAACAATACGACCAGGAAGCGTTTCGACAAGTCCCACAAACCGTCGCGCTTGAGTATCATTTCCACGATTTTCGTCTCACGGAACACACAGCACCACTCGCGGCACAATCTGAGGTGGTCTGCGCGTTTGTCAACGATGA from the Vibrio sp. HB236076 genome contains:
- a CDS encoding glycerophosphodiester phosphodiesterase family protein; this encodes MSTTVIGHRGSAGQYPENTLVSIQSALEQGCQWVEIDVQPTRDDYLVVCHDHTIDRCSNGQGRIDEFTLEELKGFDFGSWHAITPSPQTILTLEELLTFAHQQGLKVNIEVKIDRHNAKHVAQEVHRVLEAHDIPLHDIVLSSFNQEVLRHLAQLNADYPIGVLEEALSDQGKHLIQELNAFSCHLNYRHVKEEDIQWLKQHKVKAWCYTVNLAKDFSLLAQVDGIFTDWPARFIEID
- a CDS encoding EAL domain-containing protein, producing MPQLNDKKLLNLIRYVPMLFMGLFALAVSGVVVQQNESKLEQRINNKRQSLIEQHKETIKLKVDQIVAHVRLDKQKTISILKQDIRQRVEEAYSIAEQLQRSYPQQSPQQLTQLIADALRAIRFNSGRGYYFMFDLQGNNLMHGLRPQLQGKNLIGAQDLRGNLILKEHLDLMTADAQGEAFYTWWYQKPQEPIGQEFQKIGFGKIYKPLSFFIGTGEYVSDVENDIKQTLLEWLHQYQFEHTYVFVINADNKLVFHPEKRYIGKDINTSVEKLLQNTMELDLFKGDFIEYQSKYLPDNVTKGDKISYVRKVIGWDWVIGSGFYLDQFEKEVEQEIQLITDNNRQELINILFLCALASGIVIMFSFWMGQVIGKRFERFQSKIERDYKELELTKNKVQHLAYYDELTGIFNRNGIDKTILNSISNCRNQQSLLAIMFVDLDDFKKVNDQYGHSYGDKLLEQVSERFQGIVSETGGKGAVFRFGGDEFIFCFSELESFYQASEKANAVRDCFKHVFEVNDRTLSVGCSIGVSMYPADGTDPESLIRRADIALYQSKQANKGQATFFDQSISDSVERKYLIEEELKSALKNHEIEVYYQPQIDGKTAKVSGVEALARWNNATLGFVSPYHFIPVAEETGLIAELGLHVFYQACKDILAISPNGPDALNVSVNISPKQLKIKTFPRVLLTIASDVGIDISRITLEITENVVLEDLSRACFALKQLKKLGFGISLDDFGTGYSSLSYLNQLPISEIKIDRCFVDQMLTQSQSTSLINAIIAIAKTGNMIVVAEGVENEEQYQLLNRYGCHLMQGYYFSQPIDIHALAEFVCPPNGKKVEV
- a CDS encoding murein L,D-transpeptidase family protein, whose amino-acid sequence is MSVLVCSLGLSAAAYAEVDKVKVDKSVRRLYVLDNNEVVKTFRIALGGEPRGAKREEGDQKTPEGVYYLEYVNDFSQFYRSVHISYPNAQDIQSAYQRNVSPGGNIKIHGLKNDETEPPSFVLSFDWTDGCIAMSNEDMDEFIRLVPMGTPIEIYW
- a CDS encoding DeoR/GlpR family DNA-binding transcription regulator — protein: MMSLSSRHKQILHYLHQSQGVLSSASLAERCDVSVQTIRKDLSELNVQGLVKRVHGGVCLPSDNDNVSFSHREIQNIQAKQHIANKVASAIPKGSSLFLGIGTTPKQVAMAMLDHPGATVVTNNINAALILSRNANITVHLAGGAVRASDEDTMGESTSQFYAGFHLKLGIFGVGGLNQQGQLLDFTPEEAHINRAIIRHCQECWLVADLSKLQRFAPVVSAHMQEMTRWFSDGCSDTAERIAKQNKVELIY
- a CDS encoding extracellular solute-binding protein, which gives rise to MKKLWMASLVSASVSLPAMATTEITWWHAMSGQLGETVNKIAHDFNNAQDDYKITPVYKGEYPETLTAGIAAFRAKQSPNILQVMDAGAATIMNAPGVAKPVQDIMIESGYPFKTSDYLAGVRNFYADSDGKMIGMPFNSSTPVLYYNKDLLKKAGIDTPPATFEQFEKDAEKLKQTGVVALSESHTPWILFENFKSRHNLPVADENNGYDGPATKIEYNSKDMVMQLTKFKEWHDKGYFKYFGKNWDNNQVPFERGEVAMWLGSSGSFGGLRDRVKFNLGTTYLPSWDSLTKENYHTFIGGAALFALSGHSKDEDKAVAAFFNYLTQPEVQMEWHKTTGYVPVTNAAYELTKQSGYYQESPDAEIGVKQLSLQSGAWNNGYRLGFYPQIREVIWSEFDKIIAGDTSVEEGLNTIEQQGNQLLSRFKRTLKK
- the ugpC gene encoding sn-glycerol-3-phosphate ABC transporter ATP-binding protein UgpC is translated as MLTIKNLVKTYDNGHQAVKGIDLEVQTGEFIVLVGPSGCGKSSILRSIAGLESITSGEIHLFDRRIDQEAPAKRDIAMVFQNYALYPHMSVYDNLAYGLKNRGVDKNIIDQKIRQVADILKIDSYLDRKPSKLSGGQRQRVAMGRAIVRDPKLFLFDEPLSNLDAALRAHMRLEIKRLQTELKVTSFYVTHDQVEAMTLADRIVVLNQGKAEQIGTPSQVYHQPASTFVASFMGSPAMNFTSGAIQQGQLYYQNQVIGQLDANHTAPEDQRITLGFRPEHISLEPLDSGLSLEVNIDAIEPLGPNQLVHARLPDGTKVIATTPEIDFDLNTSHRIYIALNNLHLFDRSERRIETQVLDSKSQLQQASS
- a CDS encoding ABC transporter permease subunit, translated to MKPIQWSDHAILLVGAAFLLTPLWLIFASSTHDPTLIVQDGLQWTLGDNFEVYAEAWNKSLGFLGDVTAQKMLMNSMIMGLGFAIGKIVISLLAAYALVYFRLPYASAWFGLIFVTLLLPLEVRIIPSYEVVAGFGMLNSYAGLIVPLIASATATFFFRQFFKTIPNELLEAAQLDNAGPIRFIWDILVPLSKTMIAAIFIIMFVVGWNQYLWPIMMTTDENYTTIVMGIKQILSNISENKLPRYDYAFAMVIFAMLPPILVVVVFQRWFIKGLVESEK
- a CDS encoding ABC transporter permease subunit, translated to MENRQQFRHSPLPYWFLAPQIIIIAIFFLYPAAKAVYLSFMLEDPWGLSSTFVWFENYQILFSSSEYLDSLMFTLGFSLVVSFLSLAIALLLAVKANNILHGQGLYKISLTWVYAVAPAVAGVIGVFLFRPNIGIMTDFFASFGWNFSLQNSSDAMIALVIVAVWKQISVNFVYFLAGLQSIPKSVQEASLLDCTSSTKRFWTITFPLLAPTGFFLLVINLTYAFFETFGIIDTMTGGGPGGSTNALVYKVFRDGFIGADLGGSSAQSVVLLLLVLLLTFLQFRFIEKRIHY